A genomic window from Ursus arctos isolate Adak ecotype North America unplaced genomic scaffold, UrsArc2.0 scaffold_25, whole genome shotgun sequence includes:
- the ZNF410 gene encoding zinc finger protein 410 isoform X1, with product MLSDELESKPELLVQFVQNTSIPLGQGLVESEAKDITCLSLLPVTEASECSRLMLPDDTPSHTNSSKEVPSSAVLRSLQVNVGPDGEETRAQTVQKSPEFLSTPESPSLLQDLQPSDNTSFILLNLTRAGLGSSAEHLVFVQDEAEDSGNDFLSSESTDSSIPWFLRVQELAHDSLIAATRAQLAKNAKTSSNGENVHLSSGDGQPKDSGPLPQVEKKLKCTVEGCDRTFVWPAHFKYHLKTHRNDRSFICPAEGCGKSFYVLQRLKVHMRTHNGEKPFMCPESSCGKQFTTAGNLKNHLRIHTGEKPFLCEAQGCGRSFAEYSSLRKHLVVHSGEKPHQCQVCGKTFSQSGSRNVHMRKHHLQLGAAGSQEQEQTAEPLMGSSLLEEASVTSKNLVPMNSQPSLGGESLNLPNTNSILGVDDEVLAEGSPRPLSSVPDVTHHLVTMQSGRQSYEVSVLTAVNPQELLNQEN from the exons ATGTTATCAGATGAGTTAGAATCCAAACCAGAG ctcctggtacAGTTTGTTCAGAATACGTCCATCCCATTGGGACAGGGGCTAGTAGAATCAGAAGCTAAAGACATTACTTGTTTGTCCCTCCTTCCGGTGACTGAGGCCTCAGAATGCAGTCGGCTAATGTTACCAG ATGATACTCCAAGTCATACAAACTCCTCCAAGGAGGTCCCTTCCTCGGCTGTGTTGAGAAGCCTTCAGGTGAATGTGGGCCCAGACGGAGAGGAGACAAGGGCTCAGACTGTACAGAAGTCCCCGGAGTTTTTATCCACTCCAGAGTCTCCTAGCTTGTTGCAAGATCTACAGCCAAGTGATAATACATCTTTTATTCTTCTTAACCTAACAAGAGCAG GTCTGGGCTCTTCAGCTGAGCACTTAGTATTTGTACAAGATGAGGCAGAGGATTCAGGGAATGATTTCCTCTCCAGTGAGAGCACGGACAGTAGCATTCCATGGTTCCTCCGGGTTCAGGAGTTGGCTCATGATAGTTTGATTGCTGCTACTCGTGCACAACTGGCAAAGAATGCAAAAACCAGCAGCAATG GAGAAAATGTCCACCTCAGTTCTGGTGATGGGCAGCCCAAAGATTCTGGGCCCCTTCCTCAAGTGGAAAAGAAGCTCAAATGTACAGTTGAAGGCTGTGACCGGACATTTGTGTGGCCAGCTCACTTCAAGTACCATCTCAAAACGCATCG aaatgacCGCTCTTTCATCTGTCCTGCAGAAGGTTGTGGGAAAAGCTTCTATGTGCTGCAGAGGCTGAAGGTGCACATGAGGACCCATAATGGGGAGAAGCCCTTTATGTGCCCCGAGTCTAGCTGTGGCAAGCAGTTCACTACAGCTGGAAATCTGAAGAACCACTTGCGCATCCACACAG gaGAGAAGCCTTTCCTTTGTGAAGCCCAAGGATGTGGCCGTTCCTTTGCTGAGTATTCTAGCCTGCGAAAACACTTGGTGGTTCACTCAG GAGAGAAGCCTCATCAGTGTCAAGTCTGTGGGAAGACCTTCTCTCAGAGTGGGAGTAGGAATGTGCACATGAGAAAGCACCACTTGCAGCTGGGAGCCGCTGGGAGTCAAGAGCAGGAGCAAACTG CCGAGCCACTAATGGGCAGTAGTTTGCTTGAAGAGGCTTCAGTAACCAGTAAAAACCTGGTGCCTATGAATTCCCAGCCCAGCCTTGGTGGAGAGTCCTTGAACCTACCAAATACCAATTCTATCCTAGGAGTTGATGATG AGGTGCTTGCTGAAGGATCCCCACGTCCCCTGTCTTCAGTGCCTGATGTGACACATCACTTGGTGACCATGCAGTCAGGGAGGCAATCATACGAGGTTTCTGTCTTAACTGCCGTAAATCCACAGGAG TTACTAAACCAGGAGAATTAA
- the ZNF410 gene encoding zinc finger protein 410 isoform X2 has protein sequence MLPDDTPSHTNSSKEVPSSAVLRSLQVNVGPDGEETRAQTVQKSPEFLSTPESPSLLQDLQPSDNTSFILLNLTRAGLGSSAEHLVFVQDEAEDSGNDFLSSESTDSSIPWFLRVQELAHDSLIAATRAQLAKNAKTSSNGENVHLSSGDGQPKDSGPLPQVEKKLKCTVEGCDRTFVWPAHFKYHLKTHRNDRSFICPAEGCGKSFYVLQRLKVHMRTHNGEKPFMCPESSCGKQFTTAGNLKNHLRIHTGEKPFLCEAQGCGRSFAEYSSLRKHLVVHSGEKPHQCQVCGKTFSQSGSRNVHMRKHHLQLGAAGSQEQEQTAEPLMGSSLLEEASVTSKNLVPMNSQPSLGGESLNLPNTNSILGVDDEVLAEGSPRPLSSVPDVTHHLVTMQSGRQSYEVSVLTAVNPQELLNQEN, from the exons ATGTTACCAG ATGATACTCCAAGTCATACAAACTCCTCCAAGGAGGTCCCTTCCTCGGCTGTGTTGAGAAGCCTTCAGGTGAATGTGGGCCCAGACGGAGAGGAGACAAGGGCTCAGACTGTACAGAAGTCCCCGGAGTTTTTATCCACTCCAGAGTCTCCTAGCTTGTTGCAAGATCTACAGCCAAGTGATAATACATCTTTTATTCTTCTTAACCTAACAAGAGCAG GTCTGGGCTCTTCAGCTGAGCACTTAGTATTTGTACAAGATGAGGCAGAGGATTCAGGGAATGATTTCCTCTCCAGTGAGAGCACGGACAGTAGCATTCCATGGTTCCTCCGGGTTCAGGAGTTGGCTCATGATAGTTTGATTGCTGCTACTCGTGCACAACTGGCAAAGAATGCAAAAACCAGCAGCAATG GAGAAAATGTCCACCTCAGTTCTGGTGATGGGCAGCCCAAAGATTCTGGGCCCCTTCCTCAAGTGGAAAAGAAGCTCAAATGTACAGTTGAAGGCTGTGACCGGACATTTGTGTGGCCAGCTCACTTCAAGTACCATCTCAAAACGCATCG aaatgacCGCTCTTTCATCTGTCCTGCAGAAGGTTGTGGGAAAAGCTTCTATGTGCTGCAGAGGCTGAAGGTGCACATGAGGACCCATAATGGGGAGAAGCCCTTTATGTGCCCCGAGTCTAGCTGTGGCAAGCAGTTCACTACAGCTGGAAATCTGAAGAACCACTTGCGCATCCACACAG gaGAGAAGCCTTTCCTTTGTGAAGCCCAAGGATGTGGCCGTTCCTTTGCTGAGTATTCTAGCCTGCGAAAACACTTGGTGGTTCACTCAG GAGAGAAGCCTCATCAGTGTCAAGTCTGTGGGAAGACCTTCTCTCAGAGTGGGAGTAGGAATGTGCACATGAGAAAGCACCACTTGCAGCTGGGAGCCGCTGGGAGTCAAGAGCAGGAGCAAACTG CCGAGCCACTAATGGGCAGTAGTTTGCTTGAAGAGGCTTCAGTAACCAGTAAAAACCTGGTGCCTATGAATTCCCAGCCCAGCCTTGGTGGAGAGTCCTTGAACCTACCAAATACCAATTCTATCCTAGGAGTTGATGATG AGGTGCTTGCTGAAGGATCCCCACGTCCCCTGTCTTCAGTGCCTGATGTGACACATCACTTGGTGACCATGCAGTCAGGGAGGCAATCATACGAGGTTTCTGTCTTAACTGCCGTAAATCCACAGGAG TTACTAAACCAGGAGAATTAA